A genomic window from Lactobacillus sp. ESL0677 includes:
- the atpH gene encoding ATP synthase F1 subunit delta, with the protein MALSREEIAARYGTALFSYAQDMNSLDAVHADLQELAQAVSANPQILSVFSDPIFNSDEKRASLAVIEKDFNAVVQNFLNFLLEYDRFADLLDIIDRFNDLYDQKNKITSGTAITAVKLDDAQLAALSKSYAQKYGLKDVRLENKVDESILGGVVLRIGDRLIDGSVKNKLKKIRVQLINKD; encoded by the coding sequence ATGGCCTTAAGTAGAGAAGAAATAGCTGCACGTTACGGAACAGCATTGTTCAGCTACGCACAGGATATGAATTCTTTGGATGCTGTTCATGCGGATTTACAGGAGTTAGCGCAAGCTGTTTCTGCTAATCCACAGATCTTGAGTGTTTTTAGCGATCCGATTTTTAATAGCGATGAAAAAAGGGCTTCACTTGCGGTGATTGAGAAAGATTTCAACGCCGTGGTACAGAACTTTTTAAATTTTCTACTAGAATATGATCGTTTTGCGGATTTACTTGATATTATTGATCGTTTTAACGATTTATATGATCAAAAAAACAAGATTACATCGGGGACTGCAATTACGGCAGTCAAGCTTGATGATGCGCAATTAGCTGCTTTAAGTAAAAGCTATGCGCAAAAGTACGGCTTAAAGGATGTTCGACTCGAAAATAAAGTAGATGAGAGTATCTTGGGCGGTGTAGTTTTACGCATTGGTGACCGTTTAATTGACGGTTCCGTTAAAAACAAGCTGAAGAAGATCCGCGTTCAGTTAATAAATAAAGATTAA
- the atpB gene encoding F0F1 ATP synthase subunit A encodes MEKSFVFKFLGLNFDLTGIIGSTLMAAVVLFVCIWLSRKVEMKPNKKQNVLEYLLEFTNNIVKDNVEDVDAQNHLSLYAFVLFLFIWFMNMLGLFMEVKAGDYMFVKSPTADPVTTMSFAMMTLLLSFTFGMQKFGVGGYWRNYAAPVGFLFPINMIEEITNFLTLSLRLYGNIYAGEVLLTLIGNSLAPSFGISTLILAAPLAMIWQGFSVFIGSIQAYVFVTLSMVYIGKKVTKE; translated from the coding sequence ATGGAGAAATCATTTGTTTTTAAATTCTTGGGCTTAAACTTTGATCTCACTGGGATCATTGGCTCAACTTTAATGGCAGCAGTGGTTTTATTTGTCTGTATTTGGCTTTCACGTAAAGTTGAAATGAAACCAAACAAAAAGCAAAATGTGCTAGAATATCTGCTTGAATTCACTAATAACATTGTTAAAGATAATGTTGAGGATGTTGATGCGCAGAATCACTTGTCACTTTATGCTTTTGTATTGTTTCTTTTCATCTGGTTTATGAACATGCTTGGCTTGTTCATGGAAGTCAAAGCTGGCGACTACATGTTTGTTAAGTCGCCAACAGCCGACCCAGTGACGACAATGTCGTTTGCAATGATGACCTTGCTTCTATCATTCACGTTTGGAATGCAAAAGTTCGGCGTTGGTGGATATTGGCGCAATTACGCTGCACCAGTTGGTTTTTTGTTCCCAATCAATATGATTGAGGAAATTACTAACTTTTTGACGTTGTCCTTGCGTTTATACGGGAATATCTATGCTGGTGAAGTTTTGTTAACGTTAATTGGAAATAGTTTAGCTCCAAGCTTTGGTATTTCTACGTTAATTTTAGCTGCGCCGCTTGCAATGATTTGGCAAGGTTTCTCTGTCTTCATTGGCTCTATCCAGGCATATGTTTTCGTAACTTTGTCAATGGTTTACATTGGAAAAAAGGTTACAAAGGAATAA
- the atpE gene encoding F0F1 ATP synthase subunit C: MSQAFKYLAAALAAGIAALAASWGNGKVITKTIESMARQPESAGNLRSTMFIGVGLIEAVPILAVVVAFLILFL; encoded by the coding sequence ATGTCACAAGCTTTTAAATATTTAGCTGCAGCACTTGCAGCAGGAATCGCTGCTCTAGCTGCTTCTTGGGGTAACGGTAAAGTTATTACTAAGACAATTGAAAGCATGGCTCGTCAACCAGAAAGTGCTGGTAATTTAAGATCAACAATGTTTATCGGTGTTGGTTTGATTGAAGCCGTTCCTATTTTGGCGGTCGTTGTTGCGTTCCTGATTCTCTTCCTTTAA
- the atpF gene encoding F0F1 ATP synthase subunit B yields MTFQTLFAASGHIYLGNTIWYLIVFAILLVLVKHYAWGPVSDMMEKRRQKVINDLDSAASDRKKAEILANEREAALKNSRQEATQILSDAKANAQKTSSKIVADANNDAASIHDKAKADAAQAKVDALNEARGQVADISVAIAEKVITKNLSAADQKDLVDQFIKGLNE; encoded by the coding sequence ATGACATTTCAAACTTTATTTGCAGCCTCAGGTCATATTTATCTTGGTAATACCATTTGGTATTTAATTGTTTTTGCAATTTTGCTTGTTTTGGTTAAGCATTATGCTTGGGGACCAGTTTCCGACATGATGGAAAAACGGCGCCAAAAGGTAATTAATGATTTGGATTCAGCTGCAAGCGATCGTAAAAAAGCTGAAATTTTAGCTAATGAGCGTGAAGCTGCCTTGAAGAATTCAAGACAAGAGGCAACTCAGATTCTCTCTGATGCAAAGGCTAATGCGCAAAAGACAAGCAGCAAAATTGTGGCTGATGCTAATAATGATGCTGCTTCAATTCACGATAAAGCTAAGGCTGATGCTGCTCAAGCAAAAGTTGATGCTTTGAATGAAGCACGTGGTCAAGTTGCAGATATTTCTGTAGCAATTGCTGAAAAGGTAATTACCAAGAATTTATCTGCTGCTGATCAAAAAGACTTAGTCGATCAATTCATTAAGGGGCTGAATGAATAA
- the atpD gene encoding F0F1 ATP synthase subunit beta, whose product MSEGEVVQVIGPVVDVKFPLDKNLPDINNALRVVISEDTSVVLEVTLELGDGVLRTIAMESTNGLRRGMKVEDTGGPISVPVGNDTLGRVFNVLGSPIDNGPEFSKDHPRKSIHREAPKYAELTTSQEILETGIKVIDLLEPYVRGGKVGLFGGAGVGKTTIIQELIHNIAQEHGGISVFTGVGERTREGNDLYFEMKASGVLSKTAMVFGQMNEPPGARMRVALTGLTLAEYFRDVEGQDVLLFIDNIFRFTQAGSEVSALLGRMPSAVGYQPTLATEMGQLQERITSTTKGSITSIQAVYVPADDYTDPAPATTFAHLDATTNLERSLVEQGIYPAVDPLESTSSALDPEIVGKEHYEVATGVQHILQRYHELQDIISVLGMDELSDEEKVIVSRARKIQFFLSQNFFVAEQFTGVPGSYVPIKDTIKGFKMILDGHLDDLPEDAFRSVGPIEDVLKKAQKMGVTASDPAAKALLEK is encoded by the coding sequence TTGAGCGAAGGTGAAGTTGTTCAAGTAATCGGCCCAGTTGTCGATGTTAAATTTCCACTTGATAAAAACCTACCTGATATTAACAACGCATTACGCGTAGTCATATCAGAAGATACTTCTGTTGTCCTTGAAGTTACACTTGAGCTTGGTGATGGTGTTTTAAGAACTATTGCCATGGAATCTACTAATGGTCTCAGACGCGGGATGAAGGTTGAAGACACTGGCGGTCCAATTTCAGTACCAGTTGGTAATGATACTTTGGGTCGTGTGTTCAACGTTCTGGGCAGTCCAATTGATAATGGTCCTGAATTTAGTAAGGATCATCCGCGCAAGAGCATCCACAGGGAAGCTCCTAAGTATGCAGAACTGACAACTAGTCAGGAAATTCTTGAAACAGGAATTAAAGTTATTGACTTGCTCGAGCCTTATGTTCGAGGAGGTAAAGTTGGTCTGTTTGGTGGTGCCGGTGTTGGTAAAACCACGATCATTCAGGAGTTAATTCACAATATTGCGCAAGAGCATGGTGGTATTTCCGTGTTTACCGGTGTTGGTGAAAGAACTCGTGAAGGTAATGACCTTTACTTTGAAATGAAGGCCTCAGGCGTTTTAAGTAAAACTGCCATGGTCTTTGGTCAGATGAATGAGCCGCCTGGTGCCAGAATGCGGGTTGCCTTAACCGGTTTGACCTTAGCTGAGTACTTCAGAGATGTTGAAGGGCAAGATGTTTTGCTCTTCATCGATAACATTTTCCGATTCACTCAGGCTGGTTCAGAAGTTTCCGCTTTGCTTGGTCGGATGCCTAGTGCCGTTGGTTACCAGCCAACATTGGCAACAGAAATGGGTCAATTGCAGGAAAGAATCACTTCAACAACGAAGGGTTCAATTACTTCAATTCAAGCCGTTTACGTGCCAGCCGATGACTATACCGACCCAGCACCTGCTACGACGTTTGCTCACTTGGATGCTACTACCAACTTGGAACGTAGCTTAGTTGAGCAAGGTATTTATCCAGCAGTTGACCCACTTGAATCAACTTCTAGTGCTTTGGATCCGGAAATTGTTGGTAAGGAACACTACGAAGTTGCAACTGGCGTACAGCATATTTTGCAACGTTACCACGAATTGCAGGATATTATTTCCGTTTTGGGTATGGACGAGTTGTCCGATGAAGAAAAAGTAATCGTTAGTCGGGCTCGGAAGATACAGTTCTTCTTATCGCAAAACTTCTTTGTTGCCGAGCAATTTACTGGTGTTCCTGGTTCATACGTTCCAATTAAGGATACAATCAAGGGCTTTAAGATGATTTTAGATGGGCATCTTGATGATTTACCTGAAGATGCTTTCCGTAGTGTTGGCCCAATCGAAGATGTCCTTAAAAAGGCACAAAAGATGGGTGTTACAGCTAGTGACCCAGCTGCAAAAGCATTATTAGAAAAGTAG
- the upp gene encoding uracil phosphoribosyltransferase encodes MGKFTVLDHPLIQHKLTIIRRKETSSNEFRRIVGEIGGLMTYEITRDLPLKDVEIETPIGKTTQKEIAGKKMTIVPILRAGIGMLNGVMEMIPSAKVGVIGMYRDEETLKPHEYFCKMPKDIAERECLVVDPMLATGGSANMAIGALKKRGVTDIKLAVLVAAPEGVKAIQEENPDVDIYAAAEDDKLLPNGYIFPGLGDAGDRLFGTK; translated from the coding sequence ATGGGCAAGTTTACAGTTTTGGATCACCCATTGATTCAGCACAAGTTAACCATTATCAGACGTAAGGAAACGAGTTCTAACGAATTTCGCCGAATTGTCGGTGAAATTGGCGGTCTTATGACCTATGAAATCACCAGAGATTTGCCACTGAAGGATGTTGAGATTGAAACACCAATTGGCAAAACTACGCAGAAAGAAATTGCCGGTAAAAAGATGACGATTGTGCCAATCCTACGTGCTGGTATTGGGATGCTTAACGGTGTAATGGAAATGATTCCGTCAGCTAAAGTTGGCGTTATTGGGATGTATCGTGATGAAGAAACTTTGAAGCCACATGAATATTTCTGTAAGATGCCAAAAGATATTGCAGAACGTGAATGTTTGGTTGTTGACCCAATGCTTGCTACTGGTGGTTCGGCTAACATGGCTATTGGTGCTTTGAAAAAGCGCGGCGTTACGGATATTAAGCTAGCTGTATTAGTTGCTGCACCAGAAGGTGTTAAGGCAATTCAAGAAGAAAATCCAGATGTTGATATTTACGCTGCTGCTGAAGATGATAAATTACTGCCAAATGGCTACATTTTCCCAGGTCTTGGAGATGCTGGTGACCGGTTATTTGGAACTAAATAG
- a CDS encoding rod shape-determining protein produces MARDIGIDLGTANVLINVSGKGIVLNEPSVVAVNTSTNKVVAVGTEAYKMVGRTPGNIRVIRPLKNGVIADFDITEAMLSYFIEKLNVKGFMSKPNILICAPTGVTSIEQKAIIQAAEKSGGGKVYLDFEPKVAAVGAGLDIFKPQGNIVIDIGGGTTDIAVLSMGEIVTSQSLRYAGDHMNQAVVSYIKNKHNLLIGSRTAEQIKIEIGSAFEPDKEETITVRGRDMVDGLPKQVTVSAPEIQEALHDGLMTIIASTKEVLEKTPPELSADIIDRGIMLTGGGALLKNIDKLISYYLKVPVLTADHPLEAVALGTGTLLKNIEKHQRH; encoded by the coding sequence GTGGCACGAGATATAGGAATCGATTTAGGGACAGCCAATGTGCTTATCAACGTCTCCGGCAAGGGGATTGTATTAAATGAGCCATCAGTAGTTGCTGTCAACACAAGTACAAATAAAGTGGTAGCAGTAGGAACCGAAGCATACAAGATGGTTGGTCGGACTCCGGGCAACATTCGGGTTATTCGTCCGCTCAAAAATGGCGTAATCGCTGACTTTGACATTACTGAGGCGATGTTGTCGTACTTTATTGAAAAGTTAAACGTAAAAGGCTTTATGTCCAAGCCAAATATTTTGATTTGTGCACCAACTGGTGTAACTTCAATTGAACAGAAAGCAATTATTCAGGCAGCAGAAAAATCTGGTGGCGGTAAAGTTTACCTTGATTTTGAGCCAAAAGTTGCTGCTGTCGGTGCTGGTCTAGATATTTTTAAGCCTCAAGGTAATATTGTGATTGATATTGGTGGGGGAACCACTGATATTGCAGTCTTATCAATGGGCGAAATTGTTACCAGCCAATCTTTGCGTTATGCTGGTGACCACATGAACCAAGCAGTTGTTTCTTACATTAAGAATAAGCACAATTTGCTAATTGGTTCACGCACGGCTGAACAAATTAAGATTGAAATTGGTAGTGCATTTGAACCGGACAAGGAAGAAACCATTACAGTGCGTGGCCGGGATATGGTAGATGGCTTACCTAAGCAGGTAACTGTTTCTGCACCTGAAATTCAAGAAGCTTTGCATGATGGTCTGATGACAATTATTGCTTCAACTAAGGAAGTCTTGGAAAAGACGCCACCAGAGTTGTCCGCTGATATAATTGATCGCGGAATTATGCTTACTGGTGGCGGCGCACTGCTTAAGAACATCGATAAGCTAATTTCGTATTATTTGAAAGTTCCTGTTTTAACAGCTGACCATCCATTAGAAGCAGTTGCCTTGGGAACAGGTACATTACTTAAAAATATCGAAAAGCACCAACGTCATTAA
- a CDS encoding DUF1146 family protein: MFQLGVHALISIVIYLITIGLSFQIMKSIKIEKIVRKGKIFEAQLLLIFAAIGLGFLVGDFFVTLIDTSLQLSNFF, encoded by the coding sequence ATGTTTCAACTTGGAGTGCACGCGTTAATCAGCATTGTAATCTATTTGATTACGATTGGATTGTCTTTTCAAATTATGAAAAGCATCAAAATTGAAAAAATTGTCCGTAAGGGTAAAATCTTCGAGGCACAATTATTGCTGATTTTTGCAGCAATCGGACTTGGCTTTTTAGTTGGCGATTTCTTTGTAACCTTAATTGATACGTCATTGCAATTAAGCAATTTCTTTTAA
- the atpA gene encoding F0F1 ATP synthase subunit alpha: MSIKAEEISSLIKQQLEHYDDKLDINEVGVVTYIGDGIARAHGLNNVLANELLEFDNGSYGIAQNLEANDVGIIILGNFDNIREGDQVKRTGQIMRVPVGDALIGRVVNPLGQPVDGLGEIKTDKTRPIESNAPGVMQRQSVNQPLQTGIKAIDALVPIGRGQRELIIGDRKTGKTSLAIDTILNQKGQNVICIYVFIGQKESTVRTEVETLKRFGAMDYTIVVEAGPSEPAPMLYIAPYAGTAMGEEFMYNGKDVLVVFDDLSKQAVAYRELSLLLRRPPGREAYPGDVFYLHSRLLERSAKLSDELGGGSMTALPFIQTEAGDISAYIPTNVISITDGQIFLQSDLFFAGTRPAIDAGNSVSRVGGSAQIKAMKKVAGTLRTDLAAFHELESFAQFGSDLDQATQAKLNRGRRVVEVLKQPLHDPIPVEKQVLILYALTHGYLDSIPVEDIARFEKEMYDNFDSSHADLLKQIRETGELPDEKELQAAISKFADSFSPSNK, from the coding sequence TTGAGCATTAAAGCAGAAGAAATTAGCTCTTTAATCAAGCAGCAACTTGAGCACTATGATGATAAGCTCGATATTAATGAAGTCGGGGTTGTAACATACATAGGTGATGGTATCGCCCGGGCTCATGGACTAAACAATGTTTTGGCTAATGAGCTGTTAGAATTTGACAATGGTTCTTATGGGATTGCTCAAAACCTTGAAGCCAATGATGTTGGTATTATCATTTTGGGTAATTTTGATAACATTCGTGAAGGTGACCAGGTTAAAAGAACCGGTCAAATCATGCGTGTTCCAGTTGGTGACGCATTAATCGGTCGAGTTGTTAATCCATTGGGTCAACCCGTTGACGGTTTAGGTGAAATCAAGACGGACAAGACGCGACCAATCGAATCAAATGCCCCAGGTGTTATGCAGAGACAATCTGTTAACCAACCATTGCAAACGGGTATTAAAGCGATTGATGCATTGGTACCAATCGGTCGTGGTCAGCGTGAGTTAATCATTGGTGACCGTAAAACCGGTAAAACTAGTTTGGCAATTGACACAATCTTGAATCAAAAAGGGCAAAATGTTATTTGTATTTATGTCTTCATTGGTCAAAAAGAGTCAACTGTTAGAACTGAAGTAGAAACTTTAAAACGTTTCGGCGCAATGGATTATACTATTGTCGTCGAAGCTGGACCTAGTGAACCAGCACCAATGCTGTATATTGCACCTTATGCTGGTACCGCGATGGGTGAGGAATTTATGTACAACGGTAAGGATGTTTTGGTTGTCTTTGACGATCTATCCAAACAAGCTGTTGCTTACCGTGAACTCTCCTTGCTTCTCCGTCGTCCGCCTGGTCGTGAAGCATATCCTGGTGATGTTTTCTATTTGCATTCACGTTTGCTTGAACGTAGTGCTAAGTTGAGTGATGAATTAGGTGGCGGTTCAATGACTGCATTGCCATTCATTCAAACTGAAGCCGGTGATATTTCCGCATATATTCCAACTAATGTTATTTCAATTACCGACGGTCAGATTTTCTTGCAAAGTGATTTATTCTTTGCCGGAACTAGACCAGCGATTGATGCCGGAAACTCAGTTTCTCGTGTTGGTGGTAGTGCGCAGATTAAAGCGATGAAGAAGGTGGCTGGTACTTTACGTACTGATTTAGCTGCTTTCCACGAATTAGAAAGTTTTGCTCAATTTGGTAGTGACTTGGATCAAGCGACTCAAGCTAAGTTAAACCGTGGTCGTCGGGTTGTTGAAGTTTTGAAGCAACCTTTGCATGATCCGATTCCGGTTGAGAAGCAAGTCTTAATTCTTTATGCCTTAACGCATGGTTATTTGGATTCAATTCCAGTTGAAGATATTGCGCGGTTTGAAAAGGAAATGTATGACAACTTTGATAGTTCTCATGCTGATCTTTTGAAGCAGATTCGCGAAACTGGTGAATTACCAGATGAAAAAGAATTACAAGCTGCAATTAGCAAATTCGCTGATAGTTTTTCACCAAGTAATAAATAG
- a CDS encoding F0F1 ATP synthase subunit epsilon, translating into MADPEKLFLVNIVTPDGVIYSHHSSIVEMRAIDGQRSVMYNHLPILTPLTIGEVKVKRSKEMNQAVNHIAVSGGYFEFSDNVATIIADSAERAKNIDVSRAQAARDRAQKYMAEAKAQHDQRSLQRAQIALRRAVNRISVYNSNN; encoded by the coding sequence ATGGCAGATCCAGAGAAACTTTTTTTGGTAAATATTGTTACTCCTGATGGCGTGATCTACTCGCATCATTCTAGTATTGTGGAAATGCGGGCAATTGATGGTCAGCGTTCAGTTATGTACAATCACTTGCCGATATTAACTCCACTCACAATTGGTGAAGTTAAGGTTAAGCGAAGTAAGGAAATGAACCAGGCAGTCAATCATATTGCTGTAAGTGGTGGCTATTTTGAGTTTTCAGATAACGTTGCTACAATCATTGCCGATAGTGCTGAACGTGCCAAGAACATTGATGTGTCACGGGCACAAGCTGCTCGTGATCGAGCACAAAAGTACATGGCAGAAGCAAAAGCTCAGCATGATCAACGTTCATTACAGAGAGCTCAGATTGCATTAAGACGAGCTGTAAACCGGATTAGTGTTTACAATTCTAATAATTAG
- a CDS encoding F0F1 ATP synthase subunit gamma, translating to MPASLLELKKKIASVKQTGKITEAMRMVSASKLNQTEKRDQGYTIYNDHVRQTLSRLMSRQVVNHLHKEMISADEDNISKIDYENVFGLGIVSNMVQERKKIKSTGYLVITGDRGLVGSYNSAVIKNMMGLIEDSKADNKDIKILAVGSVGADFFKKNNLNVVYENDAITDVPTFDEVLPIVSTAIKMYLNGVYDELYVCYTHHINSLSSAFRVEKMLPIVDIDIGVKEAEVHKDLEYDIEPNINTVLSTLVPQYARSTIYGAILDAKTAEHASSMTAMQSATDNVNDLVSSLTTKLNRARQAEITTEITEIVSGAEALK from the coding sequence ATGCCTGCATCTTTACTTGAGTTGAAGAAAAAAATTGCTTCAGTTAAGCAAACTGGTAAAATTACGGAAGCCATGAGAATGGTTTCTGCATCAAAGTTAAATCAAACCGAAAAACGTGATCAAGGTTATACAATTTATAACGATCATGTCCGGCAAACTTTGTCGCGGCTGATGAGTAGACAAGTCGTTAACCATTTACATAAAGAAATGATAAGCGCTGACGAGGATAATATCAGCAAGATTGATTACGAAAATGTATTTGGTCTTGGAATTGTCTCCAATATGGTGCAAGAGCGCAAGAAAATTAAGTCAACTGGTTATTTGGTAATAACTGGTGACCGTGGACTTGTTGGCTCTTATAACAGTGCTGTCATTAAAAATATGATGGGTTTAATTGAAGATTCTAAAGCTGACAACAAGGATATTAAAATTTTGGCTGTTGGGTCAGTTGGTGCAGACTTTTTCAAGAAAAACAACCTTAATGTTGTTTATGAAAATGATGCTATCACTGACGTACCAACTTTTGATGAAGTTTTACCGATTGTTTCAACCGCAATTAAAATGTATTTGAATGGCGTTTATGATGAGTTGTACGTCTGCTACACGCACCATATTAACTCGCTGTCATCTGCATTTCGGGTTGAAAAAATGCTACCAATCGTTGATATTGATATTGGCGTTAAGGAAGCTGAAGTACATAAAGATTTAGAATATGATATTGAGCCCAACATTAATACTGTCTTGTCGACTTTAGTACCACAATATGCGCGTTCAACAATTTATGGTGCCATTTTGGACGCCAAAACTGCTGAGCATGCAAGTTCAATGACGGCAATGCAGAGTGCGACAGATAATGTTAATGACTTGGTATCGAGTTTAACTACTAAATTAAACCGTGCAAGACAAGCTGAAATCACCACTGAAATTACTGAAATTGTCAGTGGTGCCGAAGCTTTGAAATAA